The following coding sequences lie in one Bacillaceae bacterium S4-13-56 genomic window:
- the sda gene encoding sporulation histidine kinase inhibitor Sda: MLEKLSDELLISTYHQAIKLNLDPLFIKYLEAELIKRGIHPSSKFLHCKDRFDKDFIEE; the protein is encoded by the coding sequence GTGTTAGAAAAATTAAGTGACGAATTATTGATTTCAACTTATCATCAGGCCATAAAATTGAATTTAGATCCACTATTTATAAAGTATTTGGAAGCCGAGTTAATCAAACGAGGAATCCACCCTTCTTCAAAATTCCTTCATTGTAAAGATAGGTTTGATAAAGATTTTATAGAGGAATGA